From Malaya genurostris strain Urasoe2022 unplaced genomic scaffold, Malgen_1.1 HiC_scaffold_20, whole genome shotgun sequence, a single genomic window includes:
- the LOC131439945 gene encoding uncharacterized protein LOC131439945, translated as MEELVIEQVRKRSYLYDHNSPLYRDKQRRIAGWEEIGREINMRGRAVQNVWEKLRRCFSNALNRRKRSAEEGAKPLPPYKYEESLSFLLPHIYWKRGRRDGPDDEEFYDEDDSTIDDYLDANTRDCDPLVEMPFVKNEISASQTGLEGPDPTASNDKSRQEKNAEPPPTSTVTKRKRSPERKYFKFLERPRPSGSAYHDLDEIDMFFQSMAKSTKTLPPVEQAKVKLLVSQAVFQAQIAHAEQSPRAAPAKRPDSAASAGSDYL; from the exons atggaagaactagtGATTGAACAAGTGCGAAAACGAAGCTACCTGTACGATCATAATTCACCGCTCTACCGAGATAAGCAAAGGCGAATCGCCGGGTGGGAAGAAATCGGTAGAGAGATTAATATGCGTG GAAGAGCCGTACAGAACGTGTGGGAAAAGTTACGTCGCTGTTTTTCGAACGCTCTAAACCGCCGCAAACGGTCGGCAGAGGAAGGTGCCAAGCCGCTACCTCCGTATAAGTACGAAGAAAGTTTGTCCTTTCTGCTACCTCATATATACTGGAAAAGAGGACGCCGTGATGGTCCGGACGATGAAGAATTCTACGATGAGGACGACAGCACCATCGATGATTATCTGGATGCGAACACTCGGGACTGCGATCCACTGGTGGAAATGCCTTTTGTTAAGAATGAAATTTCCGCCAGTCAAACGGGATTGGAAGGCCCGGATCCAACTGCTAGCAATGATAAAAGTCGACAGGAAAAAAATGCCGAACCACCACCGACTTCAACAGTTACCAAGCGAAAACGAAGTCCCGAAAGAAAGTACTTCAAATTCTTGGAAAGGCCGCGCCCATCCGGATCAGCTTACCACGATCTGGATGAGATTGATATGTTTTTCCAGAGTATGGCAAAATCAACCAAAACACTTCCTCCGGTCGAACAGGCGAAAGTGAAATTGCTGGTCAGTCAGGCAGTGTTTCAAGCTCAAATAGCTCACGCAGAACAGTCTCCACGTGCTGCCCCTGCTAAACGGCCGGACTCGGCTGCATCGGCGGGTTCGGACTATTTGTAG